In a single window of the Bacillus clarus genome:
- a CDS encoding YhgE/Pip family protein, translated as MKGIQLIFKDWKTMWAHKHGRIALIFLLIVPLIYAGFFLAGYWDPYGRLDKLPVAVVNLDKGAVMDEKTIQAGDDFVKNLKENKELAFHFVSVKNADQGLKEDKYYMVVTIPEDFSKKVSTLMDEKPEPAQLQYKVNPGKNFVAAQIGTTAVENMKTKISNSITKSYTEGVFSKFQDLAQGLRDASNGAEKLHEGTAEAKNGTVQLSDGIQRVSDGASKLKEGSDKLAASQGALAQGENELNEGTLSLYSGMQQLYKGEQTLQAGVSQLTAGTNEWVSGSEKLAEGQAEADDTANAVKKQLEDYAKSHPEVQQDPAFRQIIATSNGLATATSTVHVSQEKLMQGAKKIAEGQSKIEAGMNEFGVKLNEVTNGTKKIADGSTKLADGFMKWGNGFTSLQEGVNHLASGGTELNNGAGKLTNGLTKLEDGSKELSTKLGEGAEKVANVRNDDARNSMFSEPVQLVKSTVSEVPNYGSGIAPYFLSLAFYVGGIMASNILPLGRRQNMKVSGTVHFVNKLGLVYLIGFIQALIVDIVVLGIMKLEIASAPLFILSSIIISFTFMTFILMLVTAFGIVGKFAAVTLLVLQLATSGGTFPGELNIAVLSKIGEFLPMSHSLRGLQEVISLGDWSQLRMQILILLCYLVVAGGITWITNHIQHKETPTGQVS; from the coding sequence TGAAAGGAATTCAACTCATCTTTAAAGATTGGAAGACGATGTGGGCACATAAACATGGACGTATCGCTTTAATTTTTTTATTAATTGTTCCTTTAATTTATGCAGGGTTCTTTTTAGCTGGATATTGGGATCCATATGGACGATTAGATAAATTACCTGTTGCAGTTGTTAATTTAGATAAAGGTGCTGTAATGGATGAAAAAACAATCCAGGCAGGAGACGACTTTGTTAAAAATTTAAAAGAAAATAAGGAACTTGCTTTTCATTTCGTATCTGTAAAAAACGCAGATCAAGGGTTAAAAGAAGATAAATATTATATGGTTGTTACAATCCCAGAAGATTTCTCGAAGAAGGTAAGTACACTAATGGATGAGAAACCAGAGCCTGCACAATTACAGTACAAAGTGAATCCAGGGAAAAACTTTGTAGCAGCTCAAATTGGAACGACAGCTGTTGAAAATATGAAAACAAAAATTTCAAATAGTATTACAAAATCATATACTGAAGGTGTCTTTTCGAAGTTTCAAGATTTAGCACAAGGATTGCGTGACGCGAGTAACGGTGCTGAGAAATTACATGAAGGAACGGCAGAAGCAAAGAATGGTACTGTTCAGCTTTCAGACGGGATTCAGCGTGTAAGCGATGGTGCATCGAAGCTAAAAGAAGGTAGCGATAAACTTGCAGCTAGTCAAGGAGCCTTAGCTCAAGGGGAAAATGAACTTAATGAAGGAACGTTATCACTTTATAGTGGAATGCAGCAGTTATATAAAGGGGAGCAAACGTTACAAGCAGGGGTAAGCCAATTAACCGCTGGAACAAACGAATGGGTGAGCGGAAGTGAAAAGTTGGCTGAAGGTCAAGCGGAAGCAGATGATACAGCAAATGCTGTAAAGAAACAATTAGAGGATTATGCAAAAAGTCATCCGGAAGTACAACAAGATCCTGCTTTCAGGCAAATTATTGCGACTTCTAATGGATTAGCTACGGCAACAAGCACGGTACATGTTAGTCAGGAAAAACTCATGCAAGGTGCAAAAAAGATAGCTGAAGGGCAGAGTAAGATTGAAGCAGGAATGAATGAATTTGGCGTTAAACTAAATGAAGTTACGAACGGCACGAAAAAAATAGCGGATGGTTCTACGAAATTAGCTGATGGGTTTATGAAGTGGGGCAATGGTTTTACTTCTTTACAAGAAGGTGTAAATCATCTTGCGAGCGGTGGAACGGAGTTAAATAACGGAGCTGGAAAATTAACGAATGGTCTTACGAAACTCGAGGACGGTTCAAAGGAACTTTCTACGAAATTAGGAGAGGGGGCTGAGAAAGTAGCGAATGTACGTAACGATGATGCACGTAATTCGATGTTCTCAGAGCCAGTTCAATTGGTGAAATCAACTGTTTCTGAAGTTCCTAATTACGGTTCTGGAATTGCTCCATATTTCCTATCTCTTGCATTTTATGTTGGAGGAATTATGGCGTCGAATATTTTACCTCTCGGTCGTAGACAAAATATGAAGGTAAGCGGAACGGTACATTTTGTTAATAAATTAGGTCTAGTATATTTAATTGGATTCATTCAAGCGTTGATTGTAGATATAGTGGTACTTGGAATAATGAAGTTAGAGATTGCAAGTGCACCGCTGTTCATTTTATCAAGTATTATTATCTCGTTTACCTTCATGACATTTATTCTTATGCTAGTAACAGCATTTGGTATTGTAGGGAAATTCGCAGCGGTAACGCTCCTTGTTCTTCAACTAGCGACAAGTGGTGGCACTTTCCCGGGAGAGTTAAATATAGCGGTGCTGAGCAAAATTGGAGAGTTTCTTCCAATGTCTCATTCTCTTAGAGGACTCCAAGAGGTTATTTCTTTAGGAGATTGGTCTCAATTACGAATGCAAATTTTAATTCTATTATGTTATCTCGTTGTTGCTGGTGGAATTACTTGGATTACAAATCATATACAACATAAGGAAACTCCTACAGGGCAAGTTTCTTAA